One window from the genome of Bacteroidia bacterium encodes:
- the rpmJ gene encoding 50S ribosomal protein L36: MKVRSSIKKRSVDCKIVRRKGRLYVINKKTPKFKQRQK; the protein is encoded by the coding sequence ATGAAAGTAAGGTCGTCTATAAAAAAGAGGAGCGTAGATTGCAAAATCGTCCGTAGAAAAGGGCGCTTATACGTTATCAACAAAAAAACTCCTAAGTTTAAACAAAGGCAAAAATAA
- the rpsK gene encoding 30S ribosomal protein S11, translated as MAKTTTAQGGAAPAKAAKKRVVKVDVIGEAHINATFNNIIISLTNMAGEVVSWSSAGKMGFRGSKKNTPYAAQLAAADCAKVAHDAGLKKVKVFVKGPGGGRESAIRTLSNSGIEVTEIVDITPIPHNGCRPPKRRRV; from the coding sequence ATGGCTAAAACAACAACGGCACAAGGTGGTGCAGCTCCTGCAAAAGCAGCAAAAAAAAGAGTTGTAAAAGTAGATGTAATCGGAGAAGCGCATATCAATGCAACTTTCAATAATATTATTATTTCCCTTACCAATATGGCAGGAGAAGTGGTTTCTTGGTCGAGTGCCGGTAAAATGGGATTTAGAGGATCTAAAAAAAACACACCTTATGCAGCTCAATTAGCTGCGGCAGATTGTGCTAAAGTAGCACACGATGCAGGATTAAAAAAAGTAAAAGTGTTTGTAAAAGGACCAGGTGGAGGTAGAGAATCTGCAATCAGAACGCTTTCTAATTCAGGAATTGAAGTAACTGAAATCGTGGACATCACTCCAATTCCACACAACGGTTGCAGACCTCCAAAAAGAAGAAGAGTATAA
- the rpsM gene encoding 30S ribosomal protein S13: protein MARIAGIDLPKNKRGEIGLTYIYGIGRSSAKKILAEAGIDLNVKVQEWSDDQLNKIRTILTDKYKLEGALRSEVQLNIKRLVDIGSYRGMRHRLGLPVRGQTTKNNARTRKGRKKTVANKKKVTK from the coding sequence ATGGCAAGAATAGCTGGTATTGATTTACCAAAAAACAAAAGAGGCGAAATAGGATTAACCTATATTTACGGGATAGGCAGAAGTTCTGCAAAAAAAATTCTGGCAGAAGCAGGTATTGATTTAAACGTGAAAGTTCAAGAATGGTCAGATGATCAATTGAATAAAATACGTACCATCCTTACTGATAAATATAAGTTAGAAGGCGCACTTCGTTCTGAAGTTCAATTAAACATAAAACGTTTGGTAGATATTGGTTCTTACAGAGGAATGAGACATCGTTTAGGGCTTCCTGTTAGAGGGCAAACGACCAAAAACAATGCAAGAACAAGAAAAGGTCGTAAGAAAACAGTTGCGAACAAGAAAAAAGTTACTAAATAA